From a region of the Fischerella sp. JS2 genome:
- a CDS encoding acyltransferase → MNKNSTTAKSNIARLNSIDSLRGLAALIVVIYHARAMLWIGLSETWRQYGLSLDINNWLGYATAPFSLGGLAVALFFVLSGYCIHRKNALTLSQNPNTKLELKQFIARRLWRIYPVYFISLCITAIIDAYLITYHPTYVHPGQDNSFFAFIMSLLSLQGLAAAPFGSNGVFWTLALELHFYAIYPLLYYISRKFGATKAISVTLIVSVIYILFDITFGFSNKLPYRNNGVPIFLPYWFTWGFGFYLAEIEAGRASIPKNFWLLSIVGAILTVPALLSGYQPLSYFTSTLVFGGLIWWSTTFSGQLFWKNIVGIWLARIGTFSYSLYAIHVPSILMFKFLLSPSGESFKTLIPTILAIFVSIISGYLLFLLVERWTLKYPKFLQNFVK, encoded by the coding sequence ATGAACAAAAACAGCACAACAGCTAAATCAAATATTGCTCGTCTCAATTCAATTGATTCTCTTAGAGGATTAGCAGCACTCATAGTTGTTATTTATCATGCTAGAGCCATGTTATGGATAGGATTGAGTGAAACATGGAGACAATATGGATTATCCCTAGATATTAATAATTGGTTAGGATATGCAACAGCACCTTTTTCTCTTGGTGGATTAGCTGTTGCATTATTTTTTGTTCTTAGTGGTTACTGTATTCATCGTAAAAATGCATTAACTTTATCACAAAACCCTAATACGAAACTTGAGCTTAAACAATTTATAGCTCGTCGTTTGTGGAGAATATATCCCGTCTATTTTATCAGTCTTTGTATAACAGCAATAATTGATGCATATCTAATTACATATCACCCAACGTATGTTCACCCTGGTCAAGATAACTCATTTTTTGCCTTCATAATGAGTTTATTATCTCTGCAAGGATTAGCAGCAGCACCGTTTGGTAGCAATGGTGTTTTCTGGACTTTGGCGTTAGAATTGCACTTTTACGCAATTTACCCCTTGTTGTACTATATATCTCGCAAATTTGGGGCAACGAAAGCTATCAGTGTTACTTTGATAGTCAGTGTAATTTACATACTTTTCGACATTACTTTTGGTTTTTCAAACAAATTGCCTTATCGTAATAATGGTGTACCTATTTTCTTACCTTACTGGTTTACTTGGGGATTTGGATTTTATTTAGCTGAAATAGAAGCTGGTAGAGCTTCTATACCCAAAAATTTTTGGTTACTCTCCATCGTAGGAGCTATATTAACTGTTCCAGCACTACTATCAGGATATCAACCTCTTAGTTATTTCACCTCTACCTTAGTATTTGGAGGTTTAATATGGTGGAGTACAACATTTTCTGGGCAGTTATTTTGGAAAAATATTGTTGGTATTTGGCTGGCAAGAATTGGAACTTTTAGTTACTCATTGTATGCTATTCACGTACCCAGCATACTTATGTTCAAATTTTTGTTATCTCCTTCAGGAGAGAGTTTTAAGACTTTAATACCTACAATATTAGCTATTTTTGTATCAATCATAAGTGGATACTTGTTATTTTTATTAGTTGAAAGATGGACTTTAAAATATCCAAAGTTTTTGCAGAATTTTGTAAAATAA
- a CDS encoding glycosyltransferase family 4 protein — protein MKNTKVLVAQLGARKHYQEPLLFHRWGILDRLYTDFYSGHSGFTSLLRNPIIYNNLPSSLKKGLDRYEPDLKDAKITHFPKFGYQYVQAWKNTSLQNASQVCVWGGREFCRQIIKNGLENVNVIYGFNSACLELFEYAKDKGIRCILDQTFADWQFVHPILLKEEEYWQGWSLSPFTVGDHDLELLQREHCEQDLADHIICGSSFVKDSLLARGVDANKISIVPLGRLKDEVTDQYQPINQSPQERGDGLRILFVGTVSLRKGIPYLLEALRQIKGKIPFTCKVAGALEIKPERATEYSDVCEFMGRVPRSQITDLYAWADVFVLPSLCEGSAMVTYESLISGVPIITTYNSGSIVREGIDGFIVPVRDKDAIANNLLELYPRGKNYEKRAHTQEYLKNLFQESEEKLRHILVN, from the coding sequence ATGAAAAATACTAAAGTTTTAGTAGCACAACTAGGTGCTAGAAAACACTATCAAGAACCTCTGTTATTTCATCGCTGGGGGATTTTAGATAGGCTTTACACCGATTTTTATTCTGGTCATAGTGGGTTTACCAGCCTCTTACGTAATCCTATAATTTACAATAATTTGCCCAGTTCTCTCAAAAAAGGTTTAGATAGATACGAGCCAGACCTCAAAGATGCAAAAATTACTCACTTTCCTAAATTTGGCTATCAATATGTCCAAGCTTGGAAGAATACTTCACTTCAAAATGCATCACAAGTATGTGTCTGGGGAGGAAGGGAATTTTGCCGACAGATAATTAAAAATGGTTTAGAAAACGTCAATGTTATTTATGGATTCAACAGCGCTTGTCTAGAGTTATTTGAATATGCGAAAGATAAAGGTATTCGCTGTATTCTTGATCAAACTTTTGCTGATTGGCAATTTGTGCATCCTATACTCCTGAAAGAGGAAGAATATTGGCAAGGATGGTCATTGTCACCCTTTACAGTTGGTGATCATGATTTAGAACTCTTGCAAAGAGAGCATTGTGAACAAGACTTAGCTGATCATATTATTTGTGGTTCTAGTTTTGTCAAAGACTCTCTTTTAGCTAGAGGTGTTGATGCTAACAAAATTTCTATAGTACCGTTAGGCAGACTGAAAGATGAAGTAACAGACCAATATCAACCAATTAACCAATCTCCCCAAGAACGAGGAGACGGTCTAAGAATATTATTTGTAGGTACAGTTAGCCTTAGAAAAGGTATTCCTTATTTACTAGAAGCTCTCAGACAAATTAAAGGAAAAATACCTTTTACTTGCAAAGTTGCAGGCGCTTTGGAAATTAAACCAGAGCGTGCTACTGAGTATAGCGATGTGTGCGAATTTATGGGAAGAGTACCCCGTTCACAAATTACAGATTTATATGCTTGGGCTGATGTATTTGTGCTGCCTTCTCTGTGTGAAGGTTCAGCAATGGTAACTTATGAGTCTTTGATTTCTGGTGTACCTATCATTACCACTTATAATTCAGGTTCTATTGTCCGAGAAGGAATAGATGGTTTTATTGTACCTGTCAGAGATAAAGATGCGATCGCTAATAATTTACTGGAGCTTTATCCAAGAGGCAAGAACTATGAAAAAAGAGCTCATACTCAAGAATATTTAAAAAATCTCTTTCAAGAGTCTGAAGAAAAACTACGGCATATTTTAGTTAATTAG
- a CDS encoding class I SAM-dependent methyltransferase, with amino-acid sequence MKRWYQLSKDPNSSEVMQFRKEILTKARKGKLINSRIDYLCNLVKGRNVLDIGVVEHTIEAIHSPDWLHKNLCQHAKTCLGVDILEDDVKKLQSMGFNIICADITQSPLEEKFDVIVCGEVLEHLDTPGNLLASATKMLLPEGRLVLSVPNPWYINVVLKNILNGSPYIDNVDHVCWFDPCTLCELGERHGLILDNFIGVAVTAQELSNLHTKVFFGLTPFFINLGIRPEIFAKTMIYEFVLPH; translated from the coding sequence ATGAAACGTTGGTATCAATTATCAAAAGATCCTAATTCATCTGAAGTAATGCAATTTCGGAAAGAAATTCTTACTAAAGCAAGAAAAGGAAAATTAATTAATAGTCGAATTGATTATCTATGTAATTTAGTTAAAGGAAGAAATGTTCTTGATATTGGTGTTGTAGAACATACTATTGAGGCAATACATAGCCCTGATTGGTTGCATAAAAATTTGTGTCAGCATGCTAAAACTTGTTTAGGTGTGGATATCCTTGAGGATGATGTAAAAAAATTACAATCAATGGGATTTAACATTATCTGTGCTGATATTACTCAATCACCACTAGAAGAAAAATTTGATGTAATTGTGTGTGGAGAAGTTTTAGAACATCTAGACACACCTGGAAATCTATTGGCAAGTGCTACCAAAATGCTATTACCAGAAGGACGATTAGTGTTATCAGTTCCTAATCCTTGGTATATCAATGTTGTCCTTAAAAATATATTGAATGGTTCACCATACATTGATAATGTCGATCATGTATGTTGGTTTGATCCTTGTACTTTGTGCGAGTTGGGAGAGCGACATGGTTTAATTCTAGATAATTTTATAGGTGTTGCTGTGACTGCTCAGGAATTATCAAACTTACATACAAAAGTTTTTTTCGGTCTCACGCCATTTTTTATCAACTTAGGCATCAGACCAGAGATATTTGCAAAGACAATGATTTATGAGTTTGTATTACCACATTGA
- a CDS encoding glycosyltransferase family 4 protein has protein sequence MNKRLLLISSNSSDRGGGERYLIYLTKGLRLLDCEVHVLLSTASYMDNWAKLLIIEGAHVHRKNLLGLRSRPLRFVQSIVDQNQQLEIAKSCQQISPDAILVNQQYDEDGLDYVAGALMSQVAPVGGIIHMPMTAHKHQRLLGNFRGKLLRKWYKKHPYSLILVSKDSQKEFENYYSYPRPTKVVNHGCEFSEIITSHPSLPSKWSEPLPIIGFSGQFVLQKNLQLLIDAWLWTIKQGMRSRLLLIGDGPERQNLDKYLRENAPENTWYITGWQEHPEAYLSVLDIYAMTSHFEGLPLALIEAAGRGIPAVVTNFNGASDIAEHALWVSVATDASPESFGNTLINSINQLSWLKQQATNGQQDFQKYFSLQRMASETLVALGIA, from the coding sequence ATGAATAAGCGTTTACTTTTGATTAGTTCCAATTCCAGTGATCGGGGTGGTGGGGAACGTTATTTAATATATCTCACTAAAGGTTTACGCTTACTTGACTGTGAAGTACATGTACTGCTCTCGACAGCTAGTTATATGGATAATTGGGCAAAATTGCTGATTATTGAGGGAGCGCATGTACATCGGAAAAATCTTTTAGGATTGCGTTCCCGACCTTTGCGATTTGTGCAATCTATTGTTGATCAAAATCAACAGTTAGAAATTGCCAAGTCATGCCAGCAGATTTCGCCTGATGCCATTTTAGTCAATCAGCAATATGACGAGGATGGACTTGATTATGTGGCTGGTGCTTTGATGTCTCAAGTCGCACCTGTAGGTGGCATTATCCATATGCCCATGACAGCCCATAAGCATCAACGTCTATTAGGTAATTTTCGTGGCAAATTACTTCGTAAATGGTATAAAAAACATCCATATTCTTTAATTCTTGTTTCTAAAGATAGTCAGAAAGAATTTGAAAACTACTACAGCTATCCACGCCCTACTAAAGTAGTTAATCATGGTTGTGAGTTTTCAGAAATTATTACATCTCATCCATCTCTTCCTAGCAAATGGTCAGAACCATTACCGATTATTGGCTTCTCTGGTCAATTCGTTTTGCAAAAAAATCTTCAATTACTAATAGATGCATGGTTATGGACTATCAAACAGGGAATGAGAAGTCGTTTACTATTAATAGGTGATGGCCCAGAGAGACAAAATTTAGACAAATATTTGCGTGAAAACGCTCCTGAAAATACATGGTACATTACAGGTTGGCAGGAGCATCCAGAAGCATATCTATCAGTATTGGATATTTATGCGATGACAAGTCATTTTGAGGGTCTACCACTGGCACTAATAGAAGCAGCAGGAAGGGGAATACCTGCTGTAGTTACCAATTTTAATGGTGCGTCTGATATTGCTGAACATGCTTTGTGGGTGAGTGTTGCAACTGATGCTAGTCCTGAATCCTTTGGTAACACATTAATCAACTCGATTAATCAACTATCTTGGCTAAAACAGCAAGCTACAAATGGACAGCAAGATTTTCAGAAGTACTTTTCCTTACAGAGAATGGCAAGTGAAACCCTTGTTGCTCTTGGCATAGCTTAG
- a CDS encoding glycosyltransferase family 4 protein, protein MHIVVIFINIGSYHAARLRAVYSACQQKGWSLTAIQATDNTLQHPWGYLEQEITFPLKTILPQASTAIYTEEQAAALLPSCLDNLQPDVVVIPGWGFSISRTALSWCQRHRIPTIVMSETKWDDEKRQWWKEKLKFWLYISKFDAALVGGEMHRDYLIKLGFPQERIFLGYDAVDNDYFAKQAQLARFDTAAARRRQPKIPARPYFIVVTRLLKRKNVYRLVEAFAIYRQQIGEAQAWDLAICGNGEEEAAIRNLILEKKLYNCVHLPGFINYQAIGDWYGLANAFVHPALQEPWGLVVNEACAAGLPIVSSRLVGASYELVKDNDNGLLFDPERTQEMTQALLTIHRMPPDVRNKMGKLSQKIVTKFSPQSFADGIFKAISTIKILN, encoded by the coding sequence ATGCATATAGTAGTCATTTTTATTAATATTGGCAGCTACCATGCTGCTCGATTACGTGCTGTCTATTCGGCTTGTCAACAAAAAGGTTGGAGTTTGACAGCAATTCAAGCTACAGACAACACTTTACAGCATCCTTGGGGATACTTGGAGCAGGAAATTACATTTCCTCTGAAAACTATTTTACCCCAAGCTAGCACAGCCATTTATACAGAAGAACAAGCTGCTGCTTTACTACCTTCTTGTTTAGATAATCTCCAACCAGATGTCGTTGTTATTCCTGGTTGGGGATTTAGTATATCACGTACAGCGCTTTCTTGGTGCCAGCGCCACAGAATACCAACAATTGTGATGAGCGAAACTAAGTGGGATGATGAAAAGCGGCAGTGGTGGAAGGAAAAACTAAAATTTTGGTTATATATCAGTAAGTTTGATGCAGCACTGGTAGGAGGTGAAATGCATCGTGACTATCTAATCAAGTTAGGTTTTCCTCAAGAGAGGATTTTTTTGGGTTACGATGCTGTTGACAACGATTATTTTGCAAAGCAAGCTCAGCTGGCAAGGTTTGATACTGCTGCTGCAAGGCGGCGACAACCAAAAATTCCTGCTAGACCATATTTTATAGTTGTGACTCGCTTGCTTAAACGCAAAAATGTTTACCGCCTTGTGGAGGCTTTTGCTATTTATCGCCAACAAATAGGAGAAGCTCAAGCGTGGGATTTAGCAATATGTGGCAACGGAGAAGAAGAAGCAGCTATCCGTAATCTCATACTAGAAAAAAAATTATATAACTGCGTTCACTTACCTGGTTTTATTAATTACCAGGCAATAGGAGATTGGTACGGTTTAGCGAATGCCTTTGTACATCCTGCTTTACAAGAACCTTGGGGTTTAGTGGTGAACGAAGCTTGTGCTGCTGGTTTACCAATCGTATCCAGCCGCTTAGTGGGAGCTAGTTACGAACTTGTCAAAGATAATGACAATGGTTTGTTATTCGATCCAGAGAGGACTCAAGAAATGACTCAAGCTTTATTAACTATTCATAGAATGCCTCCAGATGTAAGAAATAAAATGGGAAAATTGAGTCAAAAGATTGTAACTAAATTTAGTCCCCAGAGTTTTGCTGATGGTATTTTTAAAGCAATTTCTACTATAAAAATTTTGAATTAA
- a CDS encoding glycosyltransferase — MRILFFTPYIGFNYGGIPKAVEELASAIGKLDASVDVVTTDANNLEKISVPLKKWIDKKNYRIIYFPCWNRQDFVISIPLIIWLCQHIHEYDIVHCHTVFAPIVLIVDWMCQYRHIPYVVTPHGMLEPWALSYKARKKQIYYNLLEKAALQNANAIHVIASLEASNVRSLGFQQIVNVPNGIHRQEFEYLPEPEIFYQQFPITRNKSLILFLGRIDPKKGLDLLAPAFAKVHDKFPQTHLVVAGPDNIGFMTTVQRYFRQAQCLDAVSFTGMLTGNLKSAALAAANLYVAPSYSEGFSMSVLEGMASGLPCVITNGCNFPEAAIAQAAYVVDINSDAIADALIHCLSHPQQAKAMGDRAREFIFQNYTWDRSAEKLVQVYQAIISRNSLTEYFAISSNSASNG, encoded by the coding sequence ATGCGAATTTTATTTTTTACACCTTATATCGGTTTTAATTATGGTGGAATTCCCAAGGCAGTGGAAGAATTAGCATCAGCAATTGGAAAGCTTGATGCTAGTGTTGATGTAGTTACCACAGATGCGAATAATTTAGAAAAGATTTCTGTTCCTTTGAAGAAGTGGATAGATAAAAAAAACTATAGAATCATATATTTTCCATGTTGGAATCGTCAAGATTTTGTTATTAGTATTCCTTTAATTATTTGGTTATGTCAACACATTCATGAGTATGATATAGTTCATTGTCACACAGTGTTTGCACCAATTGTTTTAATAGTTGATTGGATGTGTCAATATCGGCATATTCCCTATGTTGTAACTCCGCATGGAATGCTAGAGCCTTGGGCATTATCTTACAAAGCCCGGAAAAAGCAAATATATTATAATTTGTTAGAGAAAGCTGCCCTACAAAATGCTAATGCAATCCACGTGATAGCAAGCTTAGAAGCTAGTAATGTCAGATCTCTGGGATTTCAGCAAATTGTTAATGTTCCTAACGGAATTCACCGCCAAGAATTTGAATACCTACCAGAACCAGAAATTTTTTATCAGCAGTTTCCGATTACACGTAACAAAAGTCTGATTCTCTTTCTTGGTCGCATTGATCCTAAAAAAGGTCTAGACTTGCTTGCTCCTGCCTTTGCCAAAGTTCATGACAAGTTTCCTCAAACACACTTAGTTGTAGCAGGTCCTGATAACATCGGGTTCATGACGACGGTTCAAAGGTATTTTCGTCAAGCACAATGTTTAGATGCTGTAAGTTTTACGGGGATGCTGACAGGAAATCTAAAATCTGCGGCACTTGCTGCTGCTAATTTATATGTTGCTCCTTCTTATTCAGAAGGCTTTAGTATGTCCGTCTTAGAAGGAATGGCTTCAGGATTACCTTGTGTAATTACCAATGGTTGCAATTTTCCAGAAGCAGCAATAGCTCAAGCTGCTTATGTTGTTGATATCAATAGTGATGCGATCGCAGATGCTTTAATTCATTGCCTGAGTCATCCTCAACAAGCAAAAGCAATGGGCGATCGCGCTCGTGAATTTATCTTCCAAAACTACACTTGGGATCGCTCTGCTGAAAAATTAGTACAAGTTTATCAAGCTATTATTAGTAGGAATTCTTTGACGGAATATTTTGCTATAAGTAGTAATTCAGCTTCTAATGGATAA
- a CDS encoding class I SAM-dependent methyltransferase — protein sequence MQVKTDPSNIKGDSLAANSKDFSNKIAFNDHKIRFIVKYSQGKDVLDIGCVCHNPESYKSKYWVHKAIKEVARSLIGIDLYQDGVEYLQKLGFNVVTADAQCFELGKKFDVIVAGDIIEHLEDFHGFLKSCKKHMHKDSRLLISTPNPWYWRNIIKAALNKEVNNNPEHTCWLCVRTLRQLVNRHGMNIGEIQFGSTYLRDKIIPLPRGWKHTSFHAEVFIMD from the coding sequence ATGCAAGTAAAAACAGATCCATCGAATATAAAAGGCGATTCCTTAGCTGCGAATTCTAAAGATTTCTCTAATAAAATAGCATTCAACGATCATAAGATTCGCTTTATTGTTAAATATAGTCAAGGTAAAGATGTTTTAGACATAGGATGTGTATGCCATAATCCCGAAAGTTACAAAAGCAAATATTGGGTACATAAAGCCATCAAGGAAGTTGCTCGGAGTTTAATTGGAATTGACCTATATCAAGATGGTGTAGAATATCTGCAAAAATTAGGGTTTAATGTTGTAACAGCAGATGCCCAATGCTTCGAGTTAGGAAAAAAATTCGATGTCATTGTTGCTGGAGATATTATCGAACATCTTGAGGACTTTCATGGTTTTTTAAAGAGTTGTAAAAAACATATGCATAAAGATAGCAGACTGCTTATATCAACACCAAATCCTTGGTATTGGCGTAATATTATTAAAGCTGCTTTAAATAAAGAAGTAAATAATAATCCAGAGCATACATGTTGGCTTTGTGTCCGAACATTACGTCAACTTGTGAATCGGCATGGGATGAACATAGGTGAGATTCAATTTGGGTCTACATATTTACGAGATAAAATAATACCACTCCCTCGCGGATGGAAACATACAAGTTTTCATGCCGAAGTTTTCATTATGGATTAA
- a CDS encoding class I SAM-dependent methyltransferase, translated as MLNQPTGNLSQYLLKDVEIIQDQTGILSCKIQNPTPAIQANSYYFGHSKWAKNYFEACHRDEKFIDLWQAVIGSWCDKIVVDIGCGPGNLYASLRENCGEPRLLLGVDVSYGALQMAEKLGYMPILADAQNLPFVCEFADMVMLNACLHHCDDMAKVLREAGRLVRPGGLLITDHDPQRSAYNFRGLGFLLWQIRLPFYRLLKRGGHSTPEEQFWSIATEVHHQPGDGVTPELYYEILKPLGFQVELYPHNHTVGVEVLRGNYGKSSWKCRVAQRLSGINPNTPEAALSLMCVARRKI; from the coding sequence ATGTTAAACCAACCAACAGGAAATCTATCCCAATATTTGCTTAAAGACGTTGAGATTATTCAAGATCAAACAGGTATCCTGAGTTGTAAAATCCAAAACCCTACCCCCGCAATTCAGGCAAATAGTTATTATTTCGGGCATTCAAAATGGGCAAAAAATTATTTTGAAGCTTGTCATCGGGATGAAAAATTTATAGACCTTTGGCAAGCAGTCATTGGTAGTTGGTGTGACAAAATTGTTGTGGATATTGGTTGTGGACCTGGTAATTTATATGCATCTTTGAGAGAAAATTGTGGTGAACCTAGATTACTTTTGGGTGTAGACGTTTCTTATGGTGCTTTACAAATGGCTGAAAAACTTGGATACATGCCAATTCTGGCAGATGCCCAGAATCTGCCATTTGTTTGTGAGTTTGCCGATATGGTTATGCTTAATGCTTGTTTGCACCACTGTGATGATATGGCAAAAGTTTTAAGAGAAGCAGGACGCTTAGTTCGTCCCGGTGGACTTTTAATTACTGATCACGATCCACAACGTAGTGCTTATAATTTTCGAGGTTTAGGTTTTCTTTTGTGGCAAATACGTTTGCCATTCTATCGACTCTTAAAACGGGGTGGACATTCGACACCAGAGGAGCAATTCTGGAGTATAGCTACAGAAGTACATCATCAACCAGGTGACGGTGTTACACCAGAGCTTTACTATGAAATATTAAAACCATTAGGTTTTCAAGTTGAATTATATCCTCATAACCATACTGTAGGAGTAGAAGTCTTACGCGGAAACTATGGTAAATCTTCTTGGAAATGTCGTGTAGCTCAAAGACTATCAGGAATTAATCCAAATACACCAGAAGCAGCATTATCATTAATGTGCGTTGCTAGGCGGAAAATATAA
- a CDS encoding 2OG-Fe(II) oxygenase: protein MRFHREYLTRHDYAVHICNRLEQCKNELHQEFLKKNQINSCYIDNILDEVYAKEIYQSFPYTEELLLLKDIREYKYVGMQMNKYSPILEEIIYAFQEPRVVSLISEITSIEELLPDKHLYAGGISLMNKGCFLNPHLDNSHDKDRKNYRVLNLLYYVTPDWKQEYGGNLELWDQGLKKNCRTIHSKFNRLVIMITNKSSLHSVSKVNHQGQRCCVSNYYFSPKPVQSSEYFHVTSFRGRPEQRFRDIVLQGDAILRNGIRKIFKHGIKKPHYYQNVDSE, encoded by the coding sequence ATGAGGTTTCATAGAGAATATTTAACTAGACATGATTATGCTGTACATATTTGTAATAGACTAGAACAATGTAAAAATGAGTTACACCAAGAATTTCTTAAAAAAAACCAAATTAATAGCTGCTATATTGACAATATACTAGATGAAGTTTATGCCAAAGAAATTTATCAATCATTTCCTTATACAGAAGAATTATTACTTTTAAAAGATATTCGAGAGTACAAATATGTAGGAATGCAAATGAATAAATATAGCCCTATTTTAGAAGAAATCATCTATGCATTCCAAGAGCCAAGAGTAGTTTCACTTATATCTGAAATTACTTCTATAGAAGAATTATTACCAGATAAACATCTTTATGCGGGTGGAATTAGTTTAATGAATAAGGGTTGTTTCTTAAATCCCCATCTTGATAATTCCCATGATAAAGACCGCAAGAATTATCGTGTCCTAAACTTGTTATATTATGTTACTCCCGATTGGAAACAGGAATATGGTGGTAATCTAGAGCTTTGGGATCAAGGGTTAAAGAAAAACTGTAGAACTATACACAGTAAGTTTAATCGTCTTGTGATTATGATTACTAATAAAAGCTCCTTACATTCTGTAAGCAAAGTGAATCATCAAGGTCAACGTTGCTGTGTATCTAATTACTACTTTTCTCCCAAACCCGTGCAATCAAGTGAATATTTTCACGTCACATCGTTTCGAGGACGCCCAGAACAAAGATTCAGGGATATAGTCTTACAAGGTGATGCAATTTTACGTAATGGAATTCGTAAAATTTTCAAACATGGAATCAAAAAGCCTCATTATTATCAAAATGTAGATAGCGAATGA
- a CDS encoding YdcF family protein encodes MKQFSCFCKKYWILALVGLILALVFVIPVRLIMAKTQAPQPQAFLILGGDSARENFTAELAPWYPSLDIWVSSPPEPEKTWKTFISANVPSIQLHIDHRAVDTVTNFTTLVDDFKKQHLQHLFLITSDYHMPRARAIATIILGSQGIAFTPLSVPSNQPKESNLRILRDVCRSLLWIFTGRTGASLQSAVDLP; translated from the coding sequence GTGAAACAATTTTCTTGCTTCTGTAAAAAATATTGGATTCTAGCTTTAGTAGGATTAATCCTCGCCTTGGTGTTTGTTATTCCAGTGCGTTTGATAATGGCCAAAACCCAAGCACCCCAACCGCAAGCGTTTTTGATATTAGGTGGCGATTCTGCCAGGGAAAATTTTACTGCCGAACTAGCCCCGTGGTATCCTTCTTTAGATATTTGGGTATCTTCGCCACCGGAGCCTGAGAAAACGTGGAAAACTTTTATCAGTGCAAATGTTCCTAGTATACAACTACATATTGATCATCGTGCGGTCGATACCGTGACTAACTTTACTACTTTAGTTGATGACTTCAAAAAACAGCATTTACAACACCTGTTTTTGATTACCTCTGACTATCACATGCCCAGAGCCAGAGCGATCGCTACTATTATTCTTGGTAGCCAAGGTATCGCTTTTACTCCTCTTTCTGTTCCATCAAACCAACCTAAAGAGTCCAATCTCCGTATTCTTCGTGATGTCTGTCGCTCCCTGCTTTGGATATTTACAGGTCGTACGGGAGCCAGCCTTCAATCTGCTGTTGATTTACCATAA
- a CDS encoding WcaF family extracellular polysaccharide biosynthesis acetyltransferase, whose translation MRLDSYTVGTYSPGAPYWKQVLWYFLGCPLVESHLLPFSALKVWTLRRFGAQIGQNVRIKPGVRVKFPWRLSIGDHVWIGENTWIDNLALVTIESHVCLSQGVYLCTGNHDWSHPDFKLITAPIHIQESSWIAAKAVIGPGVSVGRGAVLTLGSVTAHSLEEMTIYAGNPAQPVKKRKM comes from the coding sequence ATGCGTTTAGATTCTTATACCGTCGGTACTTATAGTCCTGGCGCACCTTACTGGAAGCAAGTTTTGTGGTACTTTTTGGGATGTCCTTTAGTAGAAAGTCATTTGCTTCCCTTCTCAGCTTTAAAGGTTTGGACATTGCGGCGGTTTGGAGCGCAAATTGGTCAAAATGTCCGTATCAAACCGGGAGTACGAGTGAAGTTTCCTTGGCGATTGAGTATAGGTGATCACGTATGGATAGGAGAAAACACTTGGATTGACAACCTTGCCCTTGTTACCATCGAAAGTCATGTATGCTTATCTCAAGGTGTGTATCTCTGCACTGGCAATCACGACTGGAGTCATCCCGATTTTAAACTGATTACTGCTCCTATTCACATTCAAGAAAGTAGTTGGATTGCAGCCAAAGCAGTCATAGGCCCTGGTGTAAGTGTTGGGCGGGGAGCAGTGCTAACCTTGGGATCTGTAACTGCACACTCCTTAGAAGAGATGACAATTTACGCAGGAAATCCGGCTCAACCTGTTAAGAAAAGGAAGATGTAG